Sequence from the Clostridium saccharobutylicum DSM 13864 genome:
GAACTATCATTTACATAAACCTTACCTGAATAATCTATCATTATATCTTCCTCACTTACTGGTTTCTGAAGATTCACTGAATTCCATTTAAGATTTTTATCGCCTAACGTAGTATAATATATTTTTGTAATTTTGCCATCAACTTGAGAACCAAAATATACATTATCATTAATATCCGTTCCTAAAATCTTGGTAATTTCAGCATTAGGTATGCTAATATTATCTGAACTGTTTAAAATGGTAATACAATTTCCCATTTCCATTACTGGATTTGTATTTGTTGTTGGAACTACTATATTACCAATTTCTTTATTATGTCTAACTCTTGATAATTGATTCATTATATTTGTATAATATAAATCATTCAAACCATTATCTTTTTTTATCTTTATATAAAGTGTACTTGATGCGGTTGAAAATACTACATTTTCAATTTTGTCATTTTCGTCTTCAATTGGAATTCTTAATTCATTTAAATTATAATCAGCAAGCTGTCTTGCTTCACATTTTTTAGCATTATAAGATACAGGCTGATAATATGATTGTCCATTATTTTTAATCTTTTGAATTACAATCATATTATTTTCATTAGTTAACCATTTAAAGAAAACTACTTGTCCTTCATCTTCACTTTTAAATTCATTTTCTGTATTATTATTACTATCTAATATTTTAAGCTTATCGTTATCTAAGTATGCGACAAATCTACCGTCTGATGATACAGAAACCTTATCAACTCCATCTTTTAGATTAATGCAATTTGCATTATCACTTTTGGAATCCTCTTTCTCTTCAACTTTTTCAGCTTTAATTTGTACATCCGTATCTAAATATACATTTTCTATATATAAGAATATCGATTGTTGAATTGTCAGTGCTACAAGCGTCCAAACTATTATTCTAATAAAATTTTTCATTATGCTAATCCTCTCCTAATCAATAATTGCCTTTTAGGCGCATGAAAATATTGAATGTGCCTTATTCAACATAAAATGCTGTGGCAACAGATCTTTCACCATCCCAAGCATTAGGAGAATTTATTACGTCACCTTTATAATAAATTGTTGATGAATAACCACCATCAAGTGCACCTGCATTTACTGCTCCTCTTTCGTACATGATTTGTTGGACATCATATAGACTTGCTCCTGGTGCAGTAATTTTTCTACCATCTATAACCAAAAAGATTACTGTTCCATCTTCTTTTTGACCTACTGCAGTCCTAGGATTAAGCCCATCTGCCATTTTATCAGTTACTTGCTTTTGTCCATTAATTATAATGTTAGGCCTTCTAAAACACATAGCTTCCTGAACATCAAGTTTTTGAAGTTCTTTTAAAGTATGGTCACCAACTATAAGTTGTCCACCTCTTGTAAATGCAATTACATTTTCAACCTTATCTTTATCAATGTTATTTTTAGGATATATAACTTTCCCCCCTGAAATTACAAATCCACCTGGTACAGCTCCTGTTCCTGCATATAATGTTCCATCAGAAGATTGGTCTACAAAAGAACCTCCATTAATCGCTGCAATCGCATTATGTTCCTCTGCCATTTCACTAGTTTTTTGCCCTATCTTTCCAAGATATTTTGTCATGGCGACCTTAACATTTAGCGGATTCTTGATTTCTAATAAATATCCCGTATATCTATCAGTATGTATGTCATATCTAGATATATCTGTTCCACTTGTATATTTTACATTTATTTTATCTATATCCTCATGAACAGATTCTTTAATATTTTGTTCCTTATTATCCGATTCTTGATTAATTCCTAGTAGTTTATTTATAGAATCTTGTGACAAATAATTTGTTAATAAATATGAATGTCTAGTTGCAAGCAATGTTGAAATAAATGCTTTTCTAGTATTTTCATATGGACCAAAAAATATTAACAATGGTGTTGATATTGCAAGAAATGCAAGTATGTATATAGTTCCTATAAAAAATACTAATGGTCTAAAAAAAGTTTTCTTCTTTGTTTTACCTAATTGATTATCACTTTTAGTACTCATCTAATCCTCCATTTTCTATTATATAGTAAAGTTATTTTTCATTTGTTACATAAAAATTAATATTAATACATTTTTATTATATAATCACTACACCATTTTTTCAAAATAAATACTTATAAAAATAAAAAAATTAATAATATTTTTTATTTTTATAATAATACCTCAGGAATTTTCCTGAGGTATTAACATTCTAAAAATTTATTTTAATTCTTAATTCATTTTAAATACAGCCTTACACATTATAGTAGCTTAAAACTAAGTTAAACTTACTTCATTATGAAACTGTTGATTTTGAGTACTTTCTTCGTGCTCTTTATAAGTTAAAGTTTCCTTTTCTAGATTTTTAAAGGCTACTGAGAGCATAAGCTTTATTCTATTTAATTGATTTACATTTGATGCTCCAGGATCATAATCTATAGCTACAATATTCGAATTTGGATATTTCTCCTTTAAGGTCTTTATCATTCCTTTTCCAGTAACATGATTTGGCAAACATGCAAATGGTTGGACACATGCTATGTTAGTTGTTCCACTTTCTATAAGCTCTATCATTTCAGCTGTTAAGAACCACCCTTCTCCTGTTTGATTCCCTAGAGAAAGTATTGGTGATGCCATGTTCGCTAACTCTCGTATATGCTTTGGTTTGGAAAATCTATTACTTGCTTCTAATGATTTTTTCATTATCTTTCTATAAGTCTCCATATATGCAATTGCTAAATTGCATATATTCTTAGACATTTTGCTACCTGCAAGATATTTTGCTTTAAATTCTGCATCCATAGCTGAATAAAAGAAGAAATCCAAAAGATCTGGCATTACAGCTTCAGCACCTTCATTTTCTAAAATCCCAACTATATCATTATTAGCTGTTGGATGAAATTTAACTAATATCTCTCCAACAACTCCAACCTTAGGTTTTTTTACATTTAGTAATGGAAGACTATCAAACTCTTTGACTATTTCTTTAATATTTTTATTAAATTGTCTTTTATTTCCATTTATTATATTAACTTTAGCTATCTCTCTCCATTTATTGTAAAGTTCATTAGCTGAACCTTTAATTTTTTCATAAGGTCTTGTCCTATATAAAATTCTCATAAATAAATCGCCATAAACTAAAGACATTATAGCTTTGTGAAGTAATTTAGGAGTAATTTTAAAACCAGGCTGTTTTTCAAGACCTACAGCATTTAAAGATATAACTGGTACTTGTTCAAACCCTGCATGCTTTAGAGCCATCTTTAAAAAACCAATATAATTAGTAGCTCTACATCCACCTCCTGTTTGACTAATTATTACTGAGGTATTATTAATATCATATTTTCCACTTTTCAACGCTTCAATTATCTGCCCAACTACTATTATTGATGGATAACAAGCATCGTTATTAACATATTTTAACCCCTCATCTATTGCCTTAGTATCATTAGATGGTAATACTTCTAAATTGTAGCCTGATGCTTTTACTGCTGTTTCAATTAAATCAAAGTGAATTGGTGACATTTGAGGACATAAAATTGTATGTTTTTTTCTCATTTCAGACGTAAATATTGGATTATTATATAGAATTTTTTCTTCTACAGGTTTATATTGCTTTCTTTCTCTTTCATCCATAGCAGCCTTCAAAGATCGTATTCTTATTTTAGCCGCCCCTAAATTATTTCCTTCATCTATCTTGAGAACTGTATATATTTTACCTTTTGATGAAATCATTTCAGAAACTTGATCTGTAGTTACTGCATCTAATCCGCATCCAAAAGAATTTAATTGAATAATATCAACACAAGGTTCGTCAGCAACAAAAGCCGCTGCTCTATATAATCTTGAATGATACATCCATTGATCTACAACCCTTAACTTATCTTTTAAGGTTCCTAGATGTGATACACTATCTTCAGTTAAAACTGCCATATCAAAAGATGATATTATATCTGGAATACCATGATTTATTTCTGGATCTATATGATAAGGTCTTCCACAAAGAACTATACCTTTCTTATTATTCTTTTTCAAATATTGTATAACTTCTTGTCCTTTTTTTCTTATATCCTCTTTTACATCTTCTCTTTCTTGACTTGCTGCTTCAACCGCTTTTTTAGCTTCATCAAGTGTAACGTTGAAGATCTTAAATTCTTCTACTATTCTTTTTGCAAGTTCTTTTTCATCATCTAAAGATAAAAATGGTTCTATAAAATTAATATCATTTTCTTTTAGCTCATCCATATTGTTTTTTATAGCTTCTGGATAAGAAGTTACCATTGGGCAATTATAATGATTTTGAGCATCACTGAACTCTTTCTTTTCATATGAAATACAAGGATAAAATATATTTTTTATTCCTCTATCTATTAAACTTTTTATATGTCCATGTGCTAACTTTGCTGGATAACAAGCCGATTCTGAAGGAATTGTTTCTATTCCAAGTTCATATACCTTTTTACTTGAAGGCCCTGATATTCTAACGCTAAATCCTAACTTAGTTAAAAGAGTAAACCAAAATGGGTAATTTTCATACATATTTAATACTCTTGGAATTCCAATTATTCCCCTTTTAGCTTCATTTTCTTTCAATGGCTTATAATTAAAAATTCTTTTATATTTATAATCGTATAAGTTAGGTAATTTATCTTCTTTAGTTTTCTCTATGCCAAGTCCTCTTTCACATCTATTACCTGAAATAAACTCCTCATCTGTTGAAAATTTGTTTATAGTAAGTAAACAGTTATTCCCACACTTACCACATCTTCTAAATGATGATTCCATTTTAAAACTATCTATTTTATCTTTTGAAATAAGATTAGTCTTTTCCCCTTCTACATATCTTTCCTTAGCAATTAGTGCACATCCGAATGCCCCCATAAGTCCTGCTATATCTGGTCTTACAGCTTCTCTTCCCGAAATCATTTCAAAACTTCTAAGCACGGCTTCATTATAGAATGTACCACCTTGTACTATTACCTTTTCACCAATATCTTTTTCATCCCTTAGTTTTATAACTTTGTATAAAGCATTCTTTATTACTGAATATGAAAGTCCTGCTGAAATATCAGATACTTCAGCACCTTCCTTTTGAGCTTGTTTAACTCTTGAGTTCATGAATACTGTACATCTTGATCCTAAATCTACCGGTGCCTTTGATGTTAATGCTTCATTTGCAAAATCTTCAACTCTCATACTTAAAGTTTTTGCAAAACTTTCAATAAATGAACCACATCCTGCTGAACAAGCTTCATTTAAAAGTATGCTATCTATCGCTCCATTTTTTATTTTTAAGCACTTCATATCTTGTCCACCAATATCTAGAATAAAATCTACACCTGGTAAAAAATAATCAGCTGCTTTATAATGAGCAATAGTTTCAATTTCACCAATATCTATATGAAATCCTGCTTTAATCAAAGCTTCTCCATATCCTGTTACTGCAGAATTTAATATTTCAACATCTTTTGGAAGTATTTCATACAATTCTTTCATTATTTCTGCAACTTTATTTAGTGGATTTCCTTCATTACTTCCATAATAAGAATATAAAAGTTCTGAATCTTCACTAATCAAAGCTGCCTTAGTTGTTGTTGATCCTGCATCTATACCTAGATATGCTTTTCCTTTATAATTTGAAATCTCTCTTTTTCTAACAACAGATTTATTATGTCTATCTTTAAATCTTTTATAATCTTCATCATCTTTAAACAATGGAGGTAGTCTTAACGCTTCATCATCTTTTATATTTGTAATACTGTTAACCTTAATAACTATTTTCTTTAAAGACGTTAATTTTTCTTTTTCAGATAAGAATGCAGCTCCTATAGCTACAAAAAGTTGTGAATTTTTAGGCACAATAATTTGTTTCCCTGTCAATTTAAGAGTTTCAATAAATCTATTTCTAAGTTCTGATAAGAAAAATAAAGGTCCTCCTAAAAATGCTACATTGCCTCTAATTGGTTTACCACAAGCAAGACCTCCAATAGTTTGATTAACTACAGCTTGAAATATAGATGCAGCTATGTCTTCTTTTTTAGCACCTTCATTTATAAGAGGTTGCACATCTGTTTTTGCAAAAACTCCACATCTTGATGCTATAGGATATAACACCTTATAATCTTTAGCATAATCATTAATTCCAGCAGCATCTGTATTTAACAATATTGCCATTTGATCTATAAAAGCTCCTGTTCCACCAGCACAGCTTCCATTCATTCTTTGTTCTATGCCGCCTCTGAAATATGTTATCTTAGCATCTTCTCCACCAAGCTCTATTACAACATCAGTTTGTGGAATAAGTCTCTCAACAGTTTCAGAACATGCTATTACTTCCTGCACAAAAGTAATATCAAGCCATTTTGATACAGAAAGTCCTCCAGAACCAGTGATACTAATTGTACAATTAATATCACCTAATGTTTCATAGCATTCCTTAACTAAATCTATTATTGTACTTCTTATATCTGAAAAATGTCTTTCATATTTACTATAAATCAACACATTTTCATTATTTAATACTGCTAGTTTAACTGTTGTTGATCCTATATCTACGCCAATTTTATAATTAATCATATTTTCTTATTCACCTACTCTGTTATTTCAATGTATTGTTATGTATAGTAATCTACATTATTGTCTATAATTATAAAGTATTTGATATCGTATTTACAATCTGTTCTTTGGAGGATAAAAATGAATTATTTTAATGAAGGAAATAAATTTTATAATATGCAAGATTATTTAAAAGCAATTGACTATTATAAACAATCTGCTGCCAAAAATTTAAACAAAGCCTGCTCATATTATAATTCTGGTGTTTGTTTCATTAAATTAAAAAACTTTGATGAAGCAATCGTAATGCTTAATAAAGCCATTTCCCTTAAGCATGAAAGTAAATATTTCTTTAACTTAGCATATTGCTATGTTATGAAAGAATGTTTTGATAAAGCTTTACGTCTTTTTAATATAGCATGGGCAATTGATCCTAACGATAATGACTGTGAAAAAGCTGTCAACCTTGTTATTTCAAAAATAAAATACTGATAATGCATAGGGAGTGTTCCTCCCTTTCATAATTTCACCATTCACCAACAATTTCATCTACATTATGCTTTTTAAATAAATTTGAATCAAAATAATTTCCACCATCATAAAAAGTAGTATCCACATTTATCCATCTATTTTCATCACTTAAATAAACCTGATTCCATGCATGTCCCACATATTTTTCTCCATCATAAGCTTCTCCGCCTATTAATCTTACCTTAAGCCCTATAGACCTGCACATTGCAACATAAAGACAAGCTTTATCAAAACATATTCCACATTTGCTATTGAATGCACATATGGCTCCCCCATCAGGCATATCATTACTATTCTTTCCATATATAACTTTCTCAGCTTTGTTGTCATCATATTTTATATTGCTTCCAACCCAAGTATATAATGTTTTAGCACGTTCCCTATCACTTTTAGCAGTCTTAGTTAATTGAACAGCTTTATCATTAATCTGATCATTTGATTTTATACCTTGATCAATTGTAATTCCATTATAAATAACAACTTCTTTAGAAAAACCTAGTAAATTACTATTCTTAAAAAATCTATTGTTACCACTCTTGTCCGAATTAGAATTGCTTGATGCAGAATCTTGTATGATTCCATTATCAGAAAAAGAAAAAGTCGAAATTAAATCAGTTATTATTGATGGGCACACTAAGACTGCAATTATTATAGATATTTGTAAACATCCACACATTATTGCAGTAATAGCTAATAAAAATTTATTTTTTTTCACAATTTTTCCCCCACAAAGCACATAAGTAAAATAACACACAAAAGATATAATAACTGTATTTGTATACAATAAACATCTTAAACCACAATAATTTAACATTCTGGTATTGTATTAAAAAATTCAGCATATTGATGTATTATTTTTATGTACTTAAACTATAATATAAGACTAAAACAATTAATTTTTGTAGATATCTTACTACTACTTATATATACATATATTATCATTGATATTATTATTATACCAAAATTTTTTATTTTGTTGTAAGTCAATATTTCCTTTTTAGGTACATGAAAGAGAATAGCAAGTCAAAAATGCTATGGTTATTTTGATTGACTTGTTATTTTCTTTCATGTACCTTATTTTGTTACTCAAAGTCATCTAATGCCATAACTTCTTTTACAACTTCCTTTACAATATCGTACCCATAACCTTTTGAAATTAAAAATCTGTATAGTTTACCACTTATTTTATACTCATCATTTTCACTTTTCTTTATTATATTAAGTTTCTTCTTTGCAAGATTTAATGCTGTAATTTTTTCATCATCCTTGTTTATTGAAGATAATTGTTCCTGCACTATTTCCTTAGAAATTCCCTTTTTAATTAAATTATATTTAATTTTCTGACTTCCTTGAATATTTATCTTATCCTTTATAAATGCTTTTGTATAGTTGCAATCATTTAAAAAATTGTAATTCTTAAGAAATTCTATACTAGAATCAATATCATCTTCTTCATATCCCTTTAATTTTAATTTATCTCTTACTTCCTTTTCTGTTTTATAGTTTCGCTCAATTATTTTAAGTGCAGACTCCTTACATCTTATATAAGATTCCTTTTTAGCTAAAGTTTTAAGTATATTAATATCTACTTCTTGATTTACTTTAAGTCCTTCTTTATACATCAACTCCAAAGAAAGAGAAAATGCATATTCTCCATCTAAAAATAAGTTTATTCTTTCTTTGTTTCTTTTTTGAATTTCTATTTTTGTTATCTTTGCCATTTCTACTTTTTCCCCTGCTATTTTAGTTGAATTGTTATTTATTTAATGTGCATTATTAATTTGATTTTAATATATGAATTGTTGGATTATTTAAAACTTTTTTA
This genomic interval carries:
- a CDS encoding phosphodiester glycosidase family protein — encoded protein: MSTKSDNQLGKTKKKTFFRPLVFFIGTIYILAFLAISTPLLIFFGPYENTRKAFISTLLATRHSYLLTNYLSQDSINKLLGINQESDNKEQNIKESVHEDIDKINVKYTSGTDISRYDIHTDRYTGYLLEIKNPLNVKVAMTKYLGKIGQKTSEMAEEHNAIAAINGGSFVDQSSDGTLYAGTGAVPGGFVISGGKVIYPKNNIDKDKVENVIAFTRGGQLIVGDHTLKELQKLDVQEAMCFRRPNIIINGQKQVTDKMADGLNPRTAVGQKEDGTVIFLVIDGRKITAPGASLYDVQQIMYERGAVNAGALDGGYSSTIYYKGDVINSPNAWDGERSVATAFYVE
- a CDS encoding 2-hydroxyacyl-CoA dehydratase, translated to MINYKIGVDIGSTTVKLAVLNNENVLIYSKYERHFSDIRSTIIDLVKECYETLGDINCTISITGSGGLSVSKWLDITFVQEVIACSETVERLIPQTDVVIELGGEDAKITYFRGGIEQRMNGSCAGGTGAFIDQMAILLNTDAAGINDYAKDYKVLYPIASRCGVFAKTDVQPLINEGAKKEDIAASIFQAVVNQTIGGLACGKPIRGNVAFLGGPLFFLSELRNRFIETLKLTGKQIIVPKNSQLFVAIGAAFLSEKEKLTSLKKIVIKVNSITNIKDDEALRLPPLFKDDEDYKRFKDRHNKSVVRKREISNYKGKAYLGIDAGSTTTKAALISEDSELLYSYYGSNEGNPLNKVAEIMKELYEILPKDVEILNSAVTGYGEALIKAGFHIDIGEIETIAHYKAADYFLPGVDFILDIGGQDMKCLKIKNGAIDSILLNEACSAGCGSFIESFAKTLSMRVEDFANEALTSKAPVDLGSRCTVFMNSRVKQAQKEGAEVSDISAGLSYSVIKNALYKVIKLRDEKDIGEKVIVQGGTFYNEAVLRSFEMISGREAVRPDIAGLMGAFGCALIAKERYVEGEKTNLISKDKIDSFKMESSFRRCGKCGNNCLLTINKFSTDEEFISGNRCERGLGIEKTKEDKLPNLYDYKYKRIFNYKPLKENEAKRGIIGIPRVLNMYENYPFWFTLLTKLGFSVRISGPSSKKVYELGIETIPSESACYPAKLAHGHIKSLIDRGIKNIFYPCISYEKKEFSDAQNHYNCPMVTSYPEAIKNNMDELKENDINFIEPFLSLDDEKELAKRIVEEFKIFNVTLDEAKKAVEAASQEREDVKEDIRKKGQEVIQYLKKNNKKGIVLCGRPYHIDPEINHGIPDIISSFDMAVLTEDSVSHLGTLKDKLRVVDQWMYHSRLYRAAAFVADEPCVDIIQLNSFGCGLDAVTTDQVSEMISSKGKIYTVLKIDEGNNLGAAKIRIRSLKAAMDERERKQYKPVEEKILYNNPIFTSEMRKKHTILCPQMSPIHFDLIETAVKASGYNLEVLPSNDTKAIDEGLKYVNNDACYPSIIVVGQIIEALKSGKYDINNTSVIISQTGGGCRATNYIGFLKMALKHAGFEQVPVISLNAVGLEKQPGFKITPKLLHKAIMSLVYGDLFMRILYRTRPYEKIKGSANELYNKWREIAKVNIINGNKRQFNKNIKEIVKEFDSLPLLNVKKPKVGVVGEILVKFHPTANNDIVGILENEGAEAVMPDLLDFFFYSAMDAEFKAKYLAGSKMSKNICNLAIAYMETYRKIMKKSLEASNRFSKPKHIRELANMASPILSLGNQTGEGWFLTAEMIELIESGTTNIACVQPFACLPNHVTGKGMIKTLKEKYPNSNIVAIDYDPGASNVNQLNRIKLMLSVAFKNLEKETLTYKEHEESTQNQQFHNEVSLT
- a CDS encoding tetratricopeptide repeat protein, with translation MNYFNEGNKFYNMQDYLKAIDYYKQSAAKNLNKACSYYNSGVCFIKLKNFDEAIVMLNKAISLKHESKYFFNLAYCYVMKECFDKALRLFNIAWAIDPNDNDCEKAVNLVISKIKY
- a CDS encoding transglutaminase-like domain-containing protein, which codes for MKKNKFLLAITAIMCGCLQISIIIAVLVCPSIITDLISTFSFSDNGIIQDSASSNSNSDKSGNNRFFKNSNLLGFSKEVVIYNGITIDQGIKSNDQINDKAVQLTKTAKSDRERAKTLYTWVGSNIKYDDNKAEKVIYGKNSNDMPDGGAICAFNSKCGICFDKACLYVAMCRSIGLKVRLIGGEAYDGEKYVGHAWNQVYLSDENRWINVDTTFYDGGNYFDSNLFKKHNVDEIVGEW
- the recX gene encoding recombination regulator RecX → MAKITKIEIQKRNKERINLFLDGEYAFSLSLELMYKEGLKVNQEVDINILKTLAKKESYIRCKESALKIIERNYKTEKEVRDKLKLKGYEEDDIDSSIEFLKNYNFLNDCNYTKAFIKDKINIQGSQKIKYNLIKKGISKEIVQEQLSSINKDDEKITALNLAKKKLNIIKKSENDEYKISGKLYRFLISKGYGYDIVKEVVKEVMALDDFE